In Desulfobaculum bizertense DSM 18034, a genomic segment contains:
- a CDS encoding PqqD family protein — MLFPFVRRKKTAPAPAQNAAPSRAQALEFIPVINSSIDVEHRDKGSCRLHYELALKPWFVRAHERLRKAPFPPQKKTLELDEIGSLVWSLIDGRHSVGAIAKTLGETYELEAREAELSTSTFLRELGRRGLIALLPPHDPSRREPK, encoded by the coding sequence ATGCTTTTTCCCTTTGTACGACGCAAAAAGACAGCACCAGCGCCAGCCCAGAACGCAGCACCAAGCCGGGCACAGGCCCTTGAATTCATCCCTGTTATCAACAGCAGCATAGACGTTGAGCACCGGGACAAAGGGAGCTGCCGCCTGCACTATGAACTGGCGCTCAAACCGTGGTTTGTCCGTGCTCACGAACGCCTCAGAAAAGCCCCCTTTCCGCCACAAAAAAAGACCCTTGAACTTGATGAAATCGGAAGCCTTGTCTGGTCGCTCATCGATGGCAGGCACTCTGTTGGAGCCATAGCCAAAACCCTTGGGGAAACATATGAACTCGAGGCCCGTGAGGCAGAGCTTTCAACGTCCACATTTTTGCGGGAACTTGGCCGCCGAGGGCTTATTGCCCTTCTGCCACCTCATGACCCAAGCCGCAGGGAGCCAAAATGA